The Naumovozyma dairenensis CBS 421 chromosome 8, complete genome genomic sequence CTTGGTGTGATGATGTTGgagaaaatatatcatttaaattgaAAGGTTTCTTATTGAGAGATCTTTTTGATAATGTTGGATTTCCCTCGTTTAAATTTGTATTCTCTAGGATATTATTGCCTGGTAATAATCTTTTATGTAGTTTCCCGTTAGAGTCCTTAAATGTTTCTAAATTCACAACGTTTTTCGAGGAAACTTGTGTTATTGAAAGTAATGAGATTGTCGTTATGCAAAATAGGAAGGATATGAAAGCAGTACCTTTAAACATCTTTACTTTGTCTGAAGTACAGTAAactgataatatttttgttaatagtattatttgttgtaGTATAAAATATCGGAAAGGGTAGTAAGGATTCGAAATATCTAAGTAAgcttttatttgtttgcTCATTCAAATAGAACAAACCTAACCGATGCCCATCCCTTCTCCGTACCTTTTCTATAAGTTAACTAACAAGGATCAGTTATTTTTTCCCTTGTTGTACTATAATAACTGGAATATTTCTCAGCTAATGGGTTACCCGGAGAATAAGGGGTTAGGTTTCTTAAACACTTTTAAAGTTAGGGTAAGACAAGTTTGCCCTGGACTAAAGAACCTTTTTTAAACCCGTCCCAAGTGTTACCCTTCCGTGCACAGAAATTCgccaaaaaaaattacgtCAAAATATCTTCTAACGCGGCATTACCTAATTTAGGTAAGAGAACACTCGAGGGAAATAACCGTGTCATGCTCAAGGTTACCGTCTTCCAAACGCTAACCACATTTTCccgttttttttttcagaTCTAAGTTTTTCCATTTCCGCAACGTCATCTACGTCTTCGCCAAAAGTAACGAAGAAGGAGAAGGCGTACCTACGTCTGTGTTTACGGCAGTTACGTAATTTCTTCCTGTCCATCAACAAACACCACACTGGAAATTTACTGCTCGAGCATTagtttgtttttgtttcaattttctttttttctttcatttgTTGACATTGATATATTATGTACGTAGGTATGCCGTTCTAGgttttttcatttgaaagGATGAATCTCCATTTCCGATAAGGATACTAAATAAATAGATTTATCATTGCGACATATTCACCGAACCGTGCTACTGCTAGGAACGCATACTCTATTCTCGAGGCAAAAAATCATCTCTGATCTTTGCTTGAGCATACTACATCCACTCTCATATCAAGAACAACCACTACAGACAATAAAAAGTGgaaaaaattcatttcttattgatcaaagaagaaaaaacaaaccAACGAACAAATAATCAAACAGAATAATCGTTCGGTTTTATAAAATTTCGCtaaatagaaaaaataatataatataatataatcgCATGtttggaataatattacaTTTCCTTCAAATTATACCGCTTCTCGTGACATCAAACGTGCTTGGCAAAAAACTCTCTATCCCAGAGCTAAACgatttaaaatataaattatacGAAGATTTTGATTCCATATCGAATAGAAACAGCAAATACGTCAACTCTACGGAAGAATGGAATGATATTGGTGCCATTAAAGGTATAACCATTGGTGGTTGGTTAGTCACTGAACCATACATTACACCGactcttttcaaaaatgcCACTGATTTGGCTCCATCTAGTAATATTACAATCGTGGATGAATGGACTCTCTGTCAAGTATTAGGTTATAACACTAGCAAAAGTTTGTTAGGTAATCATTTCGAAACATGGATTACTGAGGATGATTTTAAGCAGATTAGTGATGAAGGTTTTAATTTGGTTAGAATTCCAATTGGTTATTGGGCGTGGAAAGTAAATCATACAACTGATTtgtatttgaaaaattccaCTTATGTAGATCCTTATGTTGGAGAAGGTTTACAGTTGAAATATCTGGATAAAGCTTTGAATTGGGCTGATAAATATGGATTAAAAGTTTGGATCGATCTACATGGTGCTCCAGGTTCACAAAATGGGTTTGATAATTCGGGtgaaagaatattatatggAGATATAGGTTGGTTAAATAACATTGCCACGAAGACTCTAACATTATCAATTTGGGcagaattatttaaagattatCTTAATAGATCCCCGGTAATTGGGTTTGAAATTATGAATGAACCATTAAGTAGTAAGATTGATATCAATGATATTACTCAAGCATATTATGAAGCATTTGATTCATTTAAAGTCcaagaaagaaatcaaaaCTCAACAGCGAATACGACATTCGTTATCCATGATGCTTTTGAACCAATCAATTATTGGAATTTACAATTTAATCCGCAATATGCAAATGTTTCTAATcagtttttcaatttgacAAACATTACTTATTCTTCAAGCCAAATTATGGTcgatcatcatcattatgaAGTATTCACAGATTCTCAACTTGCAGAAACACAATatgaaagattattgaacataataaattatGGTAATTCTATAAACGAAGAGTTGTCCTATCATGGTGCTATCATCGGGGAATGGTCAGGTGCTATAACTGATTGTGCCACATGGTTGAATGGTGTCGACATTGGTGCCAGGTATGATGGGTCATATTATAATACAACATATTTCACTTCAACATCTCCTCCAATAGGAAATTGCACTTCTCAAAATGATATTAGTACTTGGACTGAAGATTACCGTATTAAAGTTAGACAATTCATTGAGGCACAATTAGCTACTTATTCTACAAAGACTAGTGGTTGGATCTTTTGGAATTGGAAAACTGAGAATGCCCCAGAATGGGactatttgaaattaaaatctGCTGATTTGTTCCCAACtccatttgataatttcacttatttccaaaataatgGTTCCATCGATACAATAGTTTCAGTCTCATTATCCAAAGAAGCATATTCTTCGACACATTATAAATCTACTGCAACAAAGGGAGGTGCTTCTAACTTTGGTGTATCAAGCAAAAGattcttgaagaaagaTGGTATTGACAGACCTTTTGATACCTTATTGAAGAACGCTTTATTCCTTCTTATTGGTTCAATTTTATCTATTTGCTTCTTTTTGTAGTGTGGACTGATGATGACCCaaccatttttcattccCTACACCAAATCTCATTTGTGCTTTTTCAGTACGCATGATAGTAGTGCCTTATACATCATTACACATTCTTAATATCAGATGATTTGTTGTAGCATTTCTAttgtatattttcttaCTCTCTACTTCgcattttcttttctacTCAAAAAACAGACTAATAAACAAATTCCAgcatttattatttttttcggTTAGGCAAATACCCACTTTCTTCATATACATTCTACCTTATGATTCTTATTCTTACGTAAATTATCTTTTCTGGAGACATATCGCATTGTCTTTTATCTTGGGACTGTGTCGCTTTACCCTCCAAAGAAGAACGTATATAGCGATCTTCTGAGAGGCTTCTGTGattttttggaatattCATGTACAAAGACATATGTCCGAGACATCGACAAAAAAAACTATACAATAaagattattcaaatttaaattgGAAGTACCCGTTGATACAAAAACTGTTGAGCCATTATTTGTCAACTAAAGATTAGATTGATCTTCCTGCCGGACAGAACATATAAAAACATGAACGGTACAGCTTCCTATAGAGATTCTTATTTCCAATATCAACATCTTACATTTTCTCATTATGTATTATACAACGAATGGAATCAAGATGAATTTTTAGCACTCGATGCACAAGAACTGGACGATTCAACACAACTACCAGCGAATGAACAAGACGGAGGAGCAAATACAACAAATAACGATATCCAACATGAGAAGAAAGTCAAAGAAAAGACATCTAATGAAGTTCATGATGGGACTTATTGGGATAGATTCCAAGATGAGCATGATCGTATTTTGTTCAAAGATGTTCAACTAGACACCATGGGTACAGTTACTTTCCCCTTCTCTACAGAGACCGTTGGAGGATCTATTTTCGACGTAAGGACTTTGAAACAAGCGAATAATAGTATATTAGGATGGCAGCAAGGTACAGCAACATGATAGAAGATCCGTATATATTTTGCATACTTGAAAATCGACCATCTTTCCACTGCAATCGCAAAATACAAGTGTCACAAACTAACTTTTTCGTTTTCCTCGTTCACTCTCCCTATTCCCGTATGAAGAATGGAACGAAGGAGACTGCTATAGGCTTCAAGGGCATGCATCTTCTCCTCTACGTTAGTcgtatcattatttatatgAAGCTCTGGCCAAACTGACTGcatttgaaagaagaaaaattggtTAACTCAGCTAAACTCTCATGTTAGGTCATACGGTATATTTCCTGGGCCAATATTGGAAATAACCCCCACGAGAAGCCTCGATTGAATATAGGTTAAAAAGACGAAAGAACATTGATTGGAATcttggaatatttattaactttTATGGGTTACTATTATTTCGTTTTCTTCgtcttaatattataatttttataAGTAACCTCTATAAGAATGTAGCCAAAATTAAACTTACTTTGTTTTCATATCGACTACGATCGATATACTTATTTACTTGACTTTTATATCTCTATTTTATGATTTGCAGTACTTTAATATATCAAgtcttttttcattaaatatatacgtCTATCCTTCGGtcatatattataatatatactaaTATTGTATTTAAAActctaattttttcatttccgATGAGCCATTTCTGTACAAAACGCTATAGAACAATGATTATCCAAGCAACGAAGGAACATACTAACCTGCCAATATGATACAAACCTCCCTGCTTTAGACTTCTTATGTCTGATTtgatttgataattttttcttgttacTTTGTGTGTCCATTAAATAAGGATGGGCAATCCCCTGCGGCTGTTTCTGAGGGATTTTTCTCGAAGACTCCGGAAAAATCCCAAAAAcgtgaaaaataaaaatatcccttgaaaaatttggtaTCTCTTCCAAATCTATATaggaagaaaagaagaacaataCATAAATGGATACATCTTTCTTTCAGTAATCTCATTGAGTGAAATAATACTTTTGCTTTGAATTCAGATACATTCAGGATCAGTACAATACAGACTCCATTTATAGATTATAATAACGAAAAACACGATGCTCAGGCAAATAAATCGAAATACATTACAAAAGTCATTGCTTAATAAGGTGCCCTCTGTTAGCACTAAACATGGTATGACTACAGTCAAGAATACACGGCTCTTAAGCTTGTCTTCGAGATCACCTTTTATTTCAACAACTTCAAAGGTATCAAGACCAACCTACTCCGTACCTTCATTGTCCTCGCTACACTTTTCCCACATAGATGTCACCCTTCAAAAGCGGTCCTACGTTCAAATGAGGATGGACCCTAAACAAGgtgaacaacaacaaaaccCATTAGAGCAATTTGGTACTAATCTGACGCAGCTAGCTAAATCAGGGAAATTAGATCCTGTAATCGGCAGAGATGATGAGATTGCAAGAGCCATTCAAATCTTATCACGTAGAACTAAGAATAACCCCGTATTGATCGGTAGAGCTGGTGTTGGGAAAACTAGTTTGATTGACGGGCTAGCTCAAAGAATCGTTAGCGGTGAAGTCCCTGaatctttgaaagataaaCAATTGATCACTTTAGATTTGGGATCTTTGATCGCTGGTGCTAAATATAGAGgtgaatttgaagaaagattGAAGAGTGTCTTGGATGAAATAGATAAGAGACAAGGGgaagttattatttttatcgATGAAGTTCATATGTTGCTGGGTTTGGGGAAATCTGACGGGAGTATGGACGCTTCAAATATCTTGAAACCAAAATTAGCTAAGGGGTTGAGATGTATTTCTGCTACTACCTTAGACGAATTTaagattattgaaaaggaCCCTGCATTGGCTAGAAGATTTCAACCTattatattgaatgaaCCCTCTGTATCAGATACAATATCAATCTTAAGAGGGTTGAAAGAAAGATATGAAGTTCATCATGGGGTAAGAATCACGGATACAGCTTTGGTTTCTGCAGCTGTTTTATCCAATAGATATCTTACTGATAGATTCCTACCGGATAAGGCTATTGATCTTGTTGACGAAGCTTGTGCTGTTCTAAGATTACAACATGAATCTAAACCAGATGAAATCCAAAAATTGGATAGATCAATCATGAAAATCCAGATTGAACttgaatcattaaaaaaGGAAACTGACCCAGTTTCGGTAGAAAGAAGAGAGGCATTAGAAAAGGAACTAGagttgaaaaatgatgaattaagTAGATTAACGAGAATTTGGGACgaagagaaaaaggaaattgaatcaatcAAAAATGCAAAGGCTGATTTAGAACAAGCTAGAattcaattggaaaaatgtCAAAGAGAAGGTGATTATACAAAAGCTTCAGAATTACGTTATTCTAGGATCCcagaattagaaaagaaagttCAATCCAGCGAAAAACAATCAGATTCAGAGAAGGTGAGTTTGCTACATGATTCAGTGACATCCAATGATATTTCTAAAGTTGTTGCCAAAATGACTGGTATTCCAACTGAAACTGTTTTGAAAGGAGATAAAGATCGTTTGTTATATATggaaaattcattaaaagaACGTGTGGTTGGCCAAGATGAAGCTATCTCCGCTATCGCTGATGCAGTAAGATTACAAAGAGCAGGATTGACAAATGAAAAGAGACCTATTGCAAGTTTTATGTTTTTGGGCCCCACAGGTACAGGTAAAACAGAATTAACTAAGGCATTGGCCGTAAtttttattgatgatgaatccAACGTGATTAGATTTGACATGTCTGAATTCCAAGAAAAGCACACAGTTTCTCGTTTGATTGGTGCACCTCCGGGTTATGTTTTAAGTGAATCAGGTGGTCAATTAACGGAAGCTGTCAGAAGGAAACCATATGCAGTTATcttatttgatgaatttgagaAGGCTCATCCAGATGTCTCAAAATTGTTATTACAAGTCTTAGATGAAGGTAAATTAACTGACTCACTTGGCCACCACGTTGATTTCCGGAATACTATTATTGTGATGACTTCGAATATTGGACAAGATATACTCTTAGAGGATACAAATATTGGTGAAGATGGGAAAATAGATTCACctacaaaacaaaaagttATAGAAGCTATGAAGAGATCATATCCACCTGAATTCATTAATCGTATTGATGACATTTTAGTCTTCAATAGATTATCTAAGAATGTATTAAGATCGATTGTGGATATTAGaatcaaagaaatacaagaaagaataaatGATAAGAGGATGCAACTTTCGTTAAGTGACGAAGCAAAAATGTGGTTGACGGATCACGGTTATGATGCATTATATGGTGCTAGACCATTGAATAGATTAATTCACAAGGAAATATTAAACCCTATGGCtacatttttattgaaagGACAAATTCGTAATGGAGAAACGGTAAATATTACCGTACAAGATGGTAAGTTAGTTGTCGAGCCGAACCATGAAAACGGAGAGCTtttagaagaagagaaagaaaaataatagtcCTTTAGATTGATTTCATTGCCTGTATATAAGCACAGTTTTAAGGCAGTTTAGAGTACTTTTTTATGttgatttccaaaaaattatGCACGtacatatatttatttataatgTTTCAAAGCTTTACGACAAAAGGAGTGTATATGTTATATCTTCCTCACAATTTTCctctttaaattcatcattaccTCAGCTCTTCCGAGTTGGACATTGCTGGATTAGTTCTGAGAGGTGCATGAGGTACCAAGGTAGCGGAAAATAGCCAACTATTGTTTCTGATTTGTTATGTCAATTTCTTGGTCAAATCTTTGATGTGCTGTTTCAGTTTTGGTCAATGTTTGATAACGCGGAAATTGTTCCGCATACAGCagtatatatacatatatatatatgtccATTCGTGTAGCAAGGAGTGACACGTTGAGACAATTTTACTTCTTTTTAACATGAGATATATTAGCTATATTTTATACTATATCATTCTGGAGAGACCTGTGTATGAAGTTGTGACTACAATTCTTCAACTGGGAGGAATAACGAAAGATAATTCTTCGaggaaaatattcaatttctcaTTTTGATAGCGCCGCTATATATTATGCTTActgaaaattttccaactcaaaatgaagaagaatattgTTCTTCAAACAGACAACTTTTTAGAGGTTCGATTCAAAGGTCAATTGAAGAATCTTTACGCTGTGAccaaataaaaatcatCTTAAAAACAACCATGATTACAGACTCCCTTTTCAATGAGCAAACCGAGTCCTTTCTCTCATGGCTAACTACTGATGGGAAAGTGACCGTCTCATcgaaaattaaaattgaagatcTAAGATCAGAAGGGCAAGGTAGATGCATCATTGCCAGTAAAGACATTGACACAGATGAactattatttgaaatccCCAGATCATCCATATTAAATGTCACAACGTCCCAATTATGCGTCGATTTCCCCCATATAACTGGGAAGCTCATGGAATTGTCTCAATGGGACAGTTTGATTATCTGTATGATGTATGAGATGAAAGTTTTACAGCATGAGAGCAGATGGTCATCTTATTTCAATGTTTTACCTTCTTCTGAATCCTTGAATACTTTGATGTATTGGAATGATAAAGAGCTATCGTTTTTAACACCATCTTTAGTAGTGAATCGAGTTGGTAAAGGAGATGCGGAAACCATGTACCGTAGAATCTTGGACacaatcaatgaatttaatgaagatatcTTGACTGAGAAGTTGGGGTCAATTTCTTGGGAAGAATTTTTGTATATTCCAAGTATTATCATGGCATACTCATTTGATGTAGAAATTAAGAATGACGATGACGAGAACGAGGGggatgaagaatttgacgaaaaagaagaagagcCGGAGCTTCTAAAATCAATGATACCATTAGCAGACACCTTGAATGCAGATACTCATAAGTGTAACGCAAACTTGACGTATGATAAagattcattgaaaatgcTAGCTATCAAGCCTATTAAGAAAGGAGAACAAGTCTATAATACTTACGGTGAGCTTCCTAATTCTGAACTTTTAAGAAAATACGGGTACGTTGAATGGGGAGGTTCCCAATTTGATTATGGTGAGGTACCTTTCGACTTGGTCATTAAAGTCCTAGGAGAAACCTTTGCTGTTTCTGACAAACTTGTAAGTCGAATAATTGATATCTTGAgggaagatgaagatattcaagaagaagagataGATATAGTCATGGATTCATATGAGCTGAACTGTGACAACTCAATCTCACCtgaattttcattattggtTCAAGTATTATGCATAATTCTTCAAGTACCAAAGTTGGATGCATTGGATATTCTATCACTTACTAACTTAACGAAAAGAACATTGAAGAAATGTATCCAACTTTTGGAACTTGGAAAATTGACAAAGAAATGTGTTACAATACAGCAAACAATATTAGAAAAGAGACTCGCTGAATATAATGTTAGTAAAGAAATGACGAAACCGGAGGCAGATGATTTTAACATTGgaaatgttgaaaaattgagaCACAAGATGGCCaatgaaattttaataaatgaatatcAAGCTATATCTAAATGTCTAGCAGTATTAAAAGGTTTAACGAAAACAATCGATGAtgagaaattattgaaaaatgttttgaaaagaaaaattgacGAAGATACAAAAACCTCAAGACCTGCAAAGAAAGGTAAGAAATGACACCATACTAATATACTAATATTTTTACTGcaatatataaaagtataaactaataatttgaaCCCCAACCTCGTGAAGTTTCTCTGTTATAGTCTctaatttatatataacttGTTGTTGTGTGACGCTTCCAAAACAACTTTCGCTTAACCAAAACATCGAAATTTGACATAACAAGAAATTTAATAGCTTTACAAGTAGATAGGAAGATAGGAATGCTTGAAAGGAGTTCTCTAGAGCAAAGAGGTTTAACAAATGAATGTTCTTGAGGGGAGAACCAGATATATAAATGCATTTATCGATACACCCATTAACGCACTTTGATCAATAGATATACCGCTTAGAAAgcaattaaaaatatggaTTTCTTTTGGAATGACCCAAGTAGGGGTGCTAGTAATAAACATACAGATGCTTCCTCATTTGTTCAACAATCAAACACACCAAAGATAAAACATGGACTCAGTAAAGGTTATCCAAGTTTACAAGATCACCAAAATGATCATTCTGCAGAGAAAAAGACTAATGCTGAGCGGAGCAGTGCAGGTTCTCTAACGTCTTCTATTTTCAATGGTCCGCCTGGTTCTACTTCAACAGGTATtcagaagatgatgacAGATAGTCTTATCGAAAAACTTATCAAAATGGCATTACCGCCTTCTTCAGAATTAGCCATCGAATCTATTGAACATAGAGTGGCATCGAGTAAGGGAAGACCCGGCCTTTCTGTCCCAATAATGAGTCGAAATTTTATAGCCATGAATTCAAGACTTAGCATAcctttcatcattatcgatgaaataatcaaaattattaattggaCTAATCCATACTATacattatcaattttattccTATACACTTTCCTGATATGTAAACCTGTCACAACCATTTTCGTAACACCGATATTATACATCGTCTTTGGTATTATGGTTCCGCAATACATTTACCTGCATACACCAGATCCAAACCCACTtctatcaaataatatgaCACCCTCACAAGGACCACCATTAAGAAAAGTTGAATTACCCAAACCAGTCCCTGAATTAAGTCAagaatttcttttaaatttaacaGACTTACAAAATCACATGGTATTGTATGTTTACTTATatgatttcattgattATATACTCTGCAAATTTGCATTCTTTAAAAATGGACAAGTCTCATCATTTGCTTTTATTGTTCTTTTGTCAATTGGGatttttaatttccttttcattgaaaatctatttcaattcttattaccattcattaaattaACATTAGTACTCACTGGATGGATCATTTCCGCTCAATTACATCCCACAAACAGAGATAAATTACTAAGTAAATTAAATTCAGAGGAGAcaagattgaaaatattatctatatcaaataaatacGAACATAAGATcaatgaatatttgaaattcgTAGAAGCTAgggaaaataaattagtatatatttacgaaattcaaaaatatattcctaAACATAAAGAATGGCATTTGATTGGATTCACCTCGgatgatttttctttgttatcTAATTTAAGAATCAATGGTATTAGGATTGAGGATGTTACATTGAAATCACTAGACGATATCAAGCCTCCTGTGGAATGGGAATGGCTGTCGAATCGTAAGAAAAACCATGCCTCTAATTGGacaattgatttaaatcCAGAAAAATGGGTAGGAGATAGATATATCCAATATgttgaaattgattcagAAACTAAATGGGTATATGATGTGGATTTGACTGGTGAAAGGGGTCAttatagaagaagaatgtGGACTAATATTTGTACACGTAAAACACGTTCAGATGTAAATACTAATCCAATGAATGTTCAGCGTGGTACTGTTCGTACTGGAAAATCACTTATGAATCATAAAGAGAATAGGATGAGTGATGTAAATAGTTTTGATACCGATACGATTG encodes the following:
- the SWM1 gene encoding Swm1p (similar to Saccharomyces cerevisiae SWM1 (YDR260C); ancestral locus Anc_5.620), translating into MNGTASYRDSYFQYQHLTFSHYVLYNEWNQDEFLALDAQELDDSTQLPANEQDGGANTTNNDIQHEKKVKEKTSNEVHDGTYWDRFQDEHDRILFKDVQLDTMGTVTFPFSTETVGGSIFDVRTLKQANNSILGWQQGTAT
- the PEX29 gene encoding Pex29p (similar to Saccharomyces cerevisiae PEX29 (YDR479C); ancestral locus Anc_5.614) codes for the protein MDFFWNDPSRGASNKHTDASSFVQQSNTPKIKHGLSKGYPSLQDHQNDHSAEKKTNAERSSAGSLTSSIFNGPPGSTSTGIQKMMTDSLIEKLIKMALPPSSELAIESIEHRVASSKGRPGLSVPIMSRNFIAMNSRLSIPFIIIDEIIKIINWTNPYYTLSILFLYTFLICKPVTTIFVTPILYIVFGIMVPQYIYLHTPDPNPLLSNNMTPSQGPPLRKVELPKPVPELSQEFLLNLTDLQNHMVLYVYLYDFIDYILCKFAFFKNGQVSSFAFIVLLSIGIFNFLFIENLFQFLLPFIKLTLVLTGWIISAQLHPTNRDKLLSKLNSEETRLKILSISNKYEHKINEYLKFVEARENKLVYIYEIQKYIPKHKEWHLIGFTSDDFSLLSNLRINGIRIEDVTLKSLDDIKPPVEWEWLSNRKKNHASNWTIDLNPEKWVGDRYIQYVEIDSETKWVYDVDLTGERGHYRRRMWTNICTRKTRSDVNTNPMNVQRGTVRTGKSLMNHKENRMSDVNSFDTDTIVEEVVNPLRGHMIYPNRVIQGVSRGSMSGFAHLNSDSSHKNNNNNNNNNSIETDNDDMNESGEQGPPLYANDSVGPFGDFADILNSSL
- the HSP78 gene encoding chaperone ATPase HSP78 (similar to Saccharomyces cerevisiae HSP78 (YDR258C); ancestral locus Anc_5.618): MLRQINRNTLQKSLLNKVPSVSTKHGMTTVKNTRLLSLSSRSPFISTTSKVSRPTYSVPSLSSLHFSHIDVTLQKRSYVQMRMDPKQGEQQQNPLEQFGTNLTQLAKSGKLDPVIGRDDEIARAIQILSRRTKNNPVLIGRAGVGKTSLIDGLAQRIVSGEVPESLKDKQLITLDLGSLIAGAKYRGEFEERLKSVLDEIDKRQGEVIIFIDEVHMLLGLGKSDGSMDASNILKPKLAKGLRCISATTLDEFKIIEKDPALARRFQPIILNEPSVSDTISILRGLKERYEVHHGVRITDTALVSAAVLSNRYLTDRFLPDKAIDLVDEACAVLRLQHESKPDEIQKLDRSIMKIQIELESLKKETDPVSVERREALEKELELKNDELSRLTRIWDEEKKEIESIKNAKADLEQARIQLEKCQREGDYTKASELRYSRIPELEKKVQSSEKQSDSEKVSLLHDSVTSNDISKVVAKMTGIPTETVLKGDKDRLLYMENSLKERVVGQDEAISAIADAVRLQRAGLTNEKRPIASFMFLGPTGTGKTELTKALAVIFIDDESNVIRFDMSEFQEKHTVSRLIGAPPGYVLSESGGQLTEAVRRKPYAVILFDEFEKAHPDVSKLLLQVLDEGKLTDSLGHHVDFRNTIIVMTSNIGQDILLEDTNIGEDGKIDSPTKQKVIEAMKRSYPPEFINRIDDILVFNRLSKNVLRSIVDIRIKEIQERINDKRMQLSLSDEAKMWLTDHGYDALYGARPLNRLIHKEILNPMATFLLKGQIRNGETVNITVQDGKLVVEPNHENGELLEEEKEK
- the RKM4 gene encoding ribosomal lysine N-methyltransferase (similar to Saccharomyces cerevisiae SET7 (YDR257C); ancestral locus Anc_5.616), coding for MLTENFPTQNEEEYCSSNRQLFRGSIQRSIEESLRCDQIKIILKTTMITDSLFNEQTESFLSWLTTDGKVTVSSKIKIEDLRSEGQGRCIIASKDIDTDELLFEIPRSSILNVTTSQLCVDFPHITGKLMELSQWDSLIICMMYEMKVLQHESRWSSYFNVLPSSESLNTLMYWNDKELSFLTPSLVVNRVGKGDAETMYRRILDTINEFNEDILTEKLGSISWEEFLYIPSIIMAYSFDVEIKNDDDENEGDEEFDEKEEEPELLKSMIPLADTLNADTHKCNANLTYDKDSLKMLAIKPIKKGEQVYNTYGELPNSELLRKYGYVEWGGSQFDYGEVPFDLVIKVLGETFAVSDKLVSRIIDILREDEDIQEEEIDIVMDSYELNCDNSISPEFSLLVQVLCIILQVPKLDALDILSLTNLTKRTLKKCIQLLELGKLTKKCVTIQQTILEKRLAEYNVSKEMTKPEADDFNIGNVEKLRHKMANEILINEYQAISKCLAVLKGLTKTIDDEKLLKNVLKRKIDEDTKTSRPAKKGKK
- the EXG2 gene encoding glucan exo-1,3-beta-glucosidase (similar to Saccharomyces cerevisiae EXG2 (YDR261C); ancestral locus Anc_5.621), producing the protein MFGIILHFLQIIPLLVTSNVLGKKLSIPELNDLKYKLYEDFDSISNRNSKYVNSTEEWNDIGAIKGITIGGWLVTEPYITPTLFKNATDLAPSSNITIVDEWTLCQVLGYNTSKSLLGNHFETWITEDDFKQISDEGFNLVRIPIGYWAWKVNHTTDLYLKNSTYVDPYVGEGLQLKYLDKALNWADKYGLKVWIDLHGAPGSQNGFDNSGERILYGDIGWLNNIATKTLTLSIWAELFKDYLNRSPVIGFEIMNEPLSSKIDINDITQAYYEAFDSFKVQERNQNSTANTTFVIHDAFEPINYWNLQFNPQYANVSNQFFNLTNITYSSSQIMVDHHHYEVFTDSQLAETQYERLLNIINYGNSINEELSYHGAIIGEWSGAITDCATWLNGVDIGARYDGSYYNTTYFTSTSPPIGNCTSQNDISTWTEDYRIKVRQFIEAQLATYSTKTSGWIFWNWKTENAPEWDYLKLKSADLFPTPFDNFTYFQNNGSIDTIVSVSLSKEAYSSTHYKSTATKGGASNFGVSSKRFLKKDGIDRPFDTLLKNALFLLIGSILSICFFL